The Thermoproteales archaeon DNA segment AGACTTTTGATTTGAGGATATCAATCAAATATATCCACACATTGCCTAGATATTATATATACCAGAGTTTTTTACATTTTAACAGTATGAAAACAGTTGCGGTAATCGGTTATAGTGGCTCCGGTAAAACAACCCTAATTGAAGGAATTATTAAGGAGTTGAGAGACAGGGGTTATAGTGTAGCATCCATAAAACACGTGCATGGTGGAAAAATCGATTTGGCTGGAAAAGACACGTGGAGGCACGTTAGCTCAGGCTCTCAGCTTACAATAGCATTGTCTGATAATGAAACTTTAGAATTTAAGCCTGTAAAAACCGAGTTGTGGGAGGCTTTGTGGAAATTGTCAGGCTTCGACTTTGTAGTAGTCGAAGGTTTCAAAGAAATTTTTTACGGCGCAAAAATAGTAGTCGCCAATGAGTTGGATGAAGCCGATAAGCTTTTTGATCCCTTAGTAATAGCTTTTTCGGGGAAAATAGCCGATTCTGGTTTAAAAGAATATAAAGGTATACCCGTGGTTAAAACAGAGAACTTTAAAGAAATAGTTAATATCATAGAAAAACGCGCGTTTACTCCCCCGGCTGGATTAAATTGTGGGAAATGTAGTTTTTCGAACTGTAAGAGCTTATCCATAGCCATTTTAAAAAATGAGGCGACTATCGATGAATGCTTGTTAATGAAGCAGCTAGAGACTAGGTTATTCGTAAACGGTACAGAGGTCAAACTTAATCCGTTCGTGTCTCTAGTATTTAAAAATGTTATAATGGGATTAGTGAATTCGCTAAAGGGTGTAGAAAAGCCTAGCGAAGTTGAAGTTAAAATAAAGCTTATCTAATAAGCTCAACTCCTATCCTTGCATCTGCAATTTTTAATCCTTTCTCGTATACGAAAACGGGGTTCAGGTCTATTTCCGTGATGTATTTTCTATATGCCCATATCAACCTAGAAGTTTTTACGAGCAAATCTGTTATCGCCTTTATATCGTAGGGTCCTTTACCTCTATACCCGCTTAATATCTTATAGGCTTTAGTGTTCTTTATCATATCTAATGCCTCATGTTCGTCTACGGGCGCTATACCATATGATAAATCCTTGAAAATTTCGACAAATATCCCGCCTAAACCAAACGCCACTATAGGCCCGAATTGCCGATCGCGTAACCCTCCAACAATAACCTCAACTCCAGGTTGGAGCATTTCCTCGACCAGCACACCTTCAATTCTAGCGTTAGCAACTTTTTCCTGAACGTTTTCTATTATCGACTTATAAGCTTTGACTACCTCCTCTTCATTCTTTAAATCTAAGACTACACCTCCTACATCCATTTTGTGAACTATATCAGGAGATACTATCTTAAGAACAACTGGAAAGCCAATTTTGCGAGCTATATCTACAGCTTCGCTCTCGCACCTAGCCAGTCCCATCCGAGTTACCGGAAGCCCTGCAAGCTGCGCTACTAGCTTAGACTCGTATACCGTTAAGAAACGCCTATTTTCTTCAACGGCTTTTTCCAAAATTTCAATAATTTCAACCACTTACTTTTCACCTTTAACAAGCAAATCTTCTAGAGCGATTTTTAAAATCACGTAATCGCTAACGGCTTGCACATAGCTTACCGGTATAACAAGCTCGGACTTCTTTTTAACCTTGCTAAATAATTTTTTAAACCCGGTCTCAGCTTCCTTCCTCGTAGCTGTAATGCTGACAACTATGGAGTCGATTATCATGCTTTTTAAGTCCACTTCTACATCGACTATGCTTCCAATACTTTTACCTTTAGAATCTATAACAGCTTTTCCAAGTAAATCCTTTTTAACTCTTACGACCATTAAAGTCACCAGCTATCACTAAGGTATATTGTCGCAAACTTATTAAAATATTAACTTAATACCAGACAAAATCATTTCATGAGGCCTATTTTTAATCTAATTCAACCTCGAGATCAGGATCGTCAAGAAAAACTGCAGAAGCTTGAGGATCGTAATATAGGCTTATAGCCTTCACCATAACCCCCAGCTTCATATGCTCGACGTATAAACGTTGGAACCTCAGGATCCCCGCACTCATACGGTTTAAAAGCTTTGACATAGGGCATTGCCGCTATGAACACTATCGCTCCCAACCCTCCATTCAAAACATAATTTATGATTTCGTTTATGTGTTTTCGCCCTCGCATCGTTGGACAGTCTGGATACATAGCGTAGTGCTTGCCACCTCTAAGAACCGCACTTTTTACCTCAACGTAGATTCGACTACCCATACAGTCAAATAAGTAATCAATACGCGATGATCCTAGCTTCGCATTTCTCCTAATAATTTTACATCCTTTAAGCCACGGTATCATGTTCTTATACACTGCTATTTCAAAAGCTTTCATCTGCATTCGAGTATCGATGAGAACCGCCAAATCTTCCTCACTGACCGCAAACAGTTTATATCCTGTTTTTCTACCGGGATTATTTCTAACACAATAGGCTTTTCTGCCTCTAACAATATATCCCGAAAGCCTGCCAGTATTGTTTATATGAGCCATTGCATGGCAATTTTTAACCAATACCTCGACCACAAACCTGTTTACGCGTTTGATAATCGAACATTCAACGACGTCTTCTATTCCATCAAGCATGATGCTCAATCTTGAACCCCAACAGATATTTTAATTTTGAACTTATTGACGCACCAAGCCCTATCCCACTTCCACCCCAAATAACATGGATAATACTCTGCCAATGATGAACGTTACTCCAGCTGATCCTAACCCAGCAAGTATCATCTCAATCACTTTCTTTTTCACAGTTAGGCTAGCTGAAATAGCTATTATAAATCCCGTAAAAGCAAGCGCGGCTCCAGCAAATATCAATGATAAAAGCATGGCTATAGATATGGGAATACCGATAAAGTAAGGCACTAAGGGAACAAAAGCTCCAAAAACATAGGCTAACCCAGTGTATAATCCCGCGCGAAACGGGTTTTCCAATGTTTCTTCTTTAATACCATATTCTTCTTCAGCTATAACCTTCGATAGTAGTTTATGATTTTTAGAAGATTCTTCAGCTATAGCCTCAGAAATTTCCTTGCTATACCCCTTTTTTATCATATAATTGACTACTCTATCCTTGAATACGTGGCCTACGTAACGCGATGCCACGCTTATTCTTTGAAGAACTCCCTCATGGACTTGCCTTTGCGCTCTAACGCTAGCGAGCGCGCCTATACCCATCGACAGCGCTCCGGCAGCGCCAACTATAAGTCCGCCTAATGCCACGTGAAAAGGACTACCATATACGCCTGCCAGTCCAGTAGTAACGGATAAAACTTCTACCAGACCATCGTTCATGCCTAGTATAGTATCCCTGACATGTTCGAGAAACTCCTCAAACTTGGATTCCTCCTCGGCAAACTCCTGTTCGTGAACAAGCTCGTCTTCGAGAATTTTCCGCAATTTATTTTTCTCATAATCATCTAGTTCTTCGCTTTCAAGCATTCTCGAATAAAGCTCAATAGCTTTATTCTCGCCCATTTCAAGTATGCGAAGCGTGAGACCCAAACCGATCAATCTAAAAATTATCGTATATAGCGCTAACTTCAACTTGCTAACTTTAACATTTGAAATGTCAAAACCTCTCCTTTTAAGGAATTCCTGCCAGAAGCTAACATGTTCGCCTTCCATCTTTGATATTTTGATAAGCTTCGATTTTATAGATTCGCCGGCATATAGCCCCGCTAAGCGACTGTAAATAACTGATGCGAATAGCTCATCGACTAGAGCCTCCCTAGCTAATTTAACAACTTCTTTTTTAAGTAAAAAATCTTTCAAGTTTACACCTCAGCTATCTGTATACTCTTGAATTAATCGATTTTTATCAATGACTGAACGCTTCTCTTTACATTTTCCAAATCGCTCTCTGACGGTTGCCCATGAAACTCGATCTTATCCACTACTTTAAAACCAGATTCGCTTAGTTTCTTCGAAATTTTTAATCCTGCAACTCCACCCCACCCATAAGACGATATCACTAGAACAGGCTTCTCTAATTTAACTTTCTTATCCAACAAGTCAAGCAAATATTTAATGTACGGAAAAACGTCGCCTTCATAGGTTGCTGCACCTATAATTACCGCCTGCGCATCGACAATATTGGAGATAACATCGCCTATATTGGATTGCTCAGTATCGGTAAATTTATAGATTACCGGCTTAAAGTTGTTTTTCTCTAGCTCTTCCACCGCTGCCAAAATTGCCTTCTCTACAGAACCGTACATTGAGCTATATACGACAACTATCTTATTTTTTTCAGGAATCCCCTTTGCCAACTTTACGTAATAATCAACTATTAAGCCTGGATTGTTTTTAAACACTAAGCCGTGGGCTGGCGCGATAATTTTAAATGTTAAACCGCTAGTGCGAAGTTTTTCTACAGCTTTTAAAATATGTTCACTGTAGTGACCGACTATCGTTACAACATATTTGCGAACATGCTCTAAGTACTCAGAAACTACTTTTTCATCGTCAATTATCGTCGGCGGCGTTGAAAATCCTCCAAAAGCATCACCTGAAAGGAGTATTTGATCATCGGATATGAAAGTCATTATAGTCTCCGGCCAGTGCAGCCAAGGGGTATGGATAAACTGAAGCTTTTTACCGCTGACAGAAATCTCTTCGCCATCTGCAAGAGCCTTAAATTTCGGACTGATACCATAAAACGACTCGAGCATTTTCTTAACTAGCGGATGCCCCCATACCTCAGCTTTATTACCGTTTATTTCGAGAACTTTAGGTATAGCGCCGCTATGATCTTGCTCCATATGGTGAATGACTATATAGTCTATATCCTTTAGATCAACCACTTTTTCTAAACATTTGATAAATTCGTTTTCGTAAGTTCGCTTCCAAGAATCAAACAACACTACTTTATCACTCGTTATCAACAGGTAGGCATTATAAGTTACTCCTTCCGGAATACTCCACAACGCCTCGAAATATTTAGTTTGATCATCGTCAATCCTAAGCAGGTAAAGGTCTTCGGTTATCTTTTTTACAAACGTTCTCATAATTTTTCATCCCAAGATTTTAAATTCTGCAACTGTTCTATTATTCGTTTCTACCAAAAAATAACTGCAAAACAACTCCCATTGCTACATTAAAGGAAAATTTGAAAGATTAAAATGCTGAAATATGCAATAAAGAGTTGCTTAAAAGAAAGCCCAGTATTACAAAGTCTCCTCTACAGTTTAATCTTAATATAAGAAACGAGAGAGCTGATTCTTTAAAACGATATTACTTATTAAAATCTTCTTATTCAAGTTTAGTAGTAATCTCCGAGAAGCCAAATATTTCCTATAGATACGTTTTCTAATCCTTCCTCTTTTGCGATTTTTACAGCGTTCATAGCGTGCTTTTTGCTTGTAGGTGGCAGATCGACTAGCATGTAATCTGGATGAAATGCGAGAAGCCTATAGGGTATCGACGGGTCTAATCTTGCTATAAACCTTGATATCATCCTAATTTCATACTCGTCAACGTAACCCGGTACTAGCAGAGTACTAGCCATAAATAGGGGGACTTCCGGTCTATCCTTTATATGCTCCGCAATAAAGGCTATGTTATCGAATAGTTTCCTGTTGCTCACACCGGTTAATGCTTTATAAATTGGCTCAGACCACGCTTTGACATCAAATTTTATTATTCCACCACTTTCCAGCGATATTTTCACAATTTCCTTTAGCAGGTTTTTGCTCATTAACCCGTTAGTCTCCCAACATATTCTCATAACACGATTTTCTTGCTTCGCTCTTTCCAAAGCCTTTTTAGCAACGAGAAATGCATGAGACAGCTGCGGAGTGGGATCCCCTCCGAAAAAGCATATACAAGTAACTCTTCCATCTGCGGCATTAACCAATTCTTGGTAATTTTTTACGGGAGAAAGCTTTAGCGTGTTATTTCTGTACGTCCAATTTTGGCAGAAAATACAGTCCAAATTGCAGGCACCATAAAAGACAGCTAAGTTATAGTATCCATGCTCACCTCTAGGTGCTTTAGCGTATTTTGGATATCCCACCCCCGTAGTCGCTGGACAAAAATCTCCCGCGACGCAGTTTGTTGGTATAGGATCGTAATACCAATCAACCACAGCTTGATAAGGCAGTTTTATCCTCCATCTCAATCTACCCTTTCTATTTTCCACTAAGCCGCAAAAGCCGACATTGCCTTCACCTATTGAACACTCGTTTGCGCAGTTTCTACACACGACACCTTTTTCATCTCTTGGAGGCTCTCCTGGCAAATTGTACAATTTTTTGCTTTTATAATGCGCTTTAAGAGCTATCTTTAGAGAATCGGTGGGATTGCTTCTAAGACAAGTAGCGCAAACTCCTATAACTTCCGATATTGTAACTGATTTTCCACCACACAGCTTACACGTTTTCTCCTTTCTCCATTTCCTAGGATCAAAAGCCAAAAGCTTCCACATAATGTAATAGTATATTAAAAGGATAAAAATTTAAGGTTACTAAAACAGTTTTTGAATTTTATTCCTGCACCTCTTCTATAGATATTATCGTTACCGGGCAAGCGTTAGCCGCTTCTTCCGCGCATCCCTTTAAGTTTTCAGGAATAACGCCTTCTCCCGGATTATCTCCCACCCTATAATTTGCAACTATTTGTGTTTTACCATCTTCCTCGTTCATTTCGAAAATGTCTGGGCATAGAGCGACACACGACATGCATGAAATACATTGATCCCTATCAATCGTGACTTTATACTTGACCATTGATGTCACCTGCGTGTATTTCTTCGTAGAGAGATTATTAAACTTTTTGAAAGATTCAAATTATAATTTAAAACGTCATCTACTATTTTTCGTTTAGATGTTTAAGGACTAGGAATAGCTTATATATCGTTTCGAGGTTCTCAGCTACGTAATTTCCCAGCTTCCTCTGAAGAAATTTTGAAGACCTTAGCCATTTCGAATAAGGCTTATCCCTTACATATCTCCGAACATCTTCCCATTCAATTCTTAAATCCTGTAAATGCACACTTCTTTCCCATCTTAAAGCCCACTCTAGCTCTTCCAGCGCGAGCTTCTCTATTCCAAGTTTTTCAATAGACAGCTTATGAACATCCACAACTCTATCCATATGTTCCAAGCCTAGTAAAGTAGCTGCTAACGAGTTAAGGTTATTACTGCGAAGAACTTTGACCACTTCTTCAAAATTGTAAACTAGTATCTGGAAATCCTTATCTAACAATTCTCTAATTCTATCTTCCACTTCTCTAATTTCACGTCCTAAAAGATAAAACTCCTTGAAAGTGCTTCTAACCACTAATTCTTCCCCATCAAAAACTCCAGCTGTGATCAACACTACTCTCCCCTCGTCATCCAAGGGTAATCCAAGAATATCAAAAGAAGCTAATCTGAGCGCTTTTGAAGGCTTCGGCACATATATCTCCTTGTCTTTAAATTTTAAGGCTATTTTTTCTCTTGAAACCAGATACTCTAAAGCTCTTACAGCAGCTTGCTTAGCTATATCCCATCTTAGCCCACTCGAGACAAATTCTAAATGAGCGTTTTCGTCCACAACTTGAAGTAACACCTCCGTTAAATCATCGGGCTGATAATTCTCTACTTTTCTTATTATATCGAGCCAATCCATTTTTTCCAACAACCCCGCGCTTTCAGGCTCGTGTAATATCATCAGCTTTTTCTCACCAACCTTAGCTAAATCATACATTATGGTTTCGAAAGCTATCTGATATTCAAGCCTCAAAACTATCATTGTTAGTGCAAGGCCTATGCGTAGCCAAGTAAGATCCTCATCTGGTTCAAGCTCTATTGATAACCCGTAGGTATAATCGTTATACTTGCCGTACGTGCTCGTAGGAACTTCTACAACTTTCACATCTTTTAGCGTTATAGTTCTTCCATTTGCTCGAACTAATCTGCTTTTTCTACCATAAATTATCCAGTTGACTCTGTTCGGTATTTTAGTATAAACGCCGAAACCCCTCAGCGGAGGATGAACCACGCAGATTACTTCAGAATGCAATCTTCCAATAACATAATCTTTAAAAATGTTAGGCTCCTCTCCCCATCTATACTTCGTCTTTTGGTATTCCTCGTAGGCATATGCCAGAGCATCGTTTCCCCATATGACTCTCTCGCTCAGATGATCTTCAATCACAGCCGTTACGACTCTACCCGATCTTCCTCCTAGCCTATGAGAAACTACTATTGCGTCCTCGGTGTAATCGATGCATCCAGGCTGGAATTTTTCAACCAGATCGCAGAAGGAGATATCTTCGAGATAATGCTCTTCGCCATATTTAGTTTTAATCCTTTTAATTCCATATGGTGGAGAAAATTCGTAAAAGTTGAGTTTTGTCCATGCGCTTTTCCCCCTTCTCGTCAGCTCGCCTTCCTTAACTAATCCTAAGCTTTCCAGGAACTTGTATTCTTCCCTGGAAAGAGTTTTTCTTAAGGTAGGAGAAACAAACTTGTATAACGATTTGAAAAGCAGTGAATACTTGTTATCGGGGTTCACTATTACGCGCTCTAAAGGCAATTCCAGCCATTTTTTAAAAGTCCTTAATCCTCGGGTCAGTAATTCCCTATCCCATCGCAGCAATGGCAGTATAACGCTTTCAGTAAACTCGATGTCCTTTCTTCTTCCCTTCCTACCCTCTCTCTGATAGTATTCCCTAACATCATCAGGCAATCCAATGTGGACTATGCGGATTATAGTTCCAATGTCTATTCCCTGAGCTAGCGTTCTCGGAGTAAATATTATTTTGACAAAGCCTTCTCGTGCTTTTTGCTCAACAATTTCCCGCTTTATCTTTGATACCAAATGGTGATGCGTTGCTATTTTTTCACAATGTTCTTTTGCAAGTTTATATCTGAGCTTTCTAGCAAGCTCCTCCGCCTTTGATATGCTTCTAGTGAACACCAAAGTTACGCCTTCATCATCTACATACTTTTCCAGTATCTCGACCGGATCAAATTCTATTTTAGGTATTTCAATATCGAAAGCTTCGAGAACTTCTAGTACTTTATACGTATTTTCTTTGAAAAGTTCAAAGTTAATTAGAGATTCTTTAACATCTCTTCCTACGTTCTCTGCTGATTCTATAACATGCCTATACTTTTTGACCAGCTCCCACGTTTGCCTCAGATTTTTGCCCAGAACTATATACGTTTTATTCGGAACGCGGAACGCTTTACCATATATTACGGCGGTCTGTCTGTTATTAACTCTTGTAAGAAACTTACCAAGTTCTTCAGGATTACCTAGCGTAGCGGTTAAAACTACTATCTGGAAGTTTTTAGGCGATAAATCTCTTAAAATTTCAATGATCGATAATAGCAAAGCTATTTCTCTAGGAGAATAGAAATCTAGTTCATCAATAATTAACACGTCGATTTTCGGTATCAGCTTTGACAGCGTTACGCTCCTGCTACCAATAGCCTGTCTTTTAAGATCCATCAACAGGAAAGCGGGGTTGGTTATCAATATTTGCAAATTCCCCAGGTAATCTCTTAGTTTGGCGCTTGTAGCCCCCTTAACCTTGTAGAACTCGTCTCTTCTCTTGGCATCGATAGCGTCTGCTGAAATTCCAGTAGCTTGAGCATAGTTACGGATCCTATTTATTTGATCATTAGCTAGCGCTAGCGTCGGATACAAAACCATAGCCTTTTTCCCTTTTTTAACAACGTAAAGAAACCATGCCTCCGTTTTTCCAGAGCCGGTACCCGATCTCAAGATTATGTTCTTACCCTCTGAAAGCGCATTATAAGCCTCATATTGATGCTTGTAAAGCTTTTTAGACGCTAGAATTTTCGCATGACCCTTGGCTTTTCCGAATTCAGGAATTAAATCTCTAAAATAGTAATCTGCAAACTCAGGCTCTTCGCCTTCTTCCTCATACGAGTAGTATTCGTAGCCTAGACTTTCCATTATTTCGCGACTATCTATGGGCACGCGCTACATCCCCTAGCCTAACTTAAATAGTCGAATGTTTTAGCTTGTGTCTTATAATTAAATATACGACGCTTGCTGGAATAAATACGTTATTTAGATATGCCAATACTGTCAATGTAATAGCTAGAATGTAATAAGCTATTACATCGCCCAAAACAACTATTGCTTTCAAAAATAAATAAACGATACTTACGTCTAAAAAATTAATGAATAGGCATTCCGCAAGGCCAGTTTCTTCATAATCTATGTTCTTTAATCTAAGAATAACATATCCTAACGCATTAGCTAAAGCCGCCCCGGCGAGCGCTCCCGTCAAAATCCGAATATCGTTTGTACTCTCTCTAAAGCCTAGAAATTGTGTTAGACCATCAATAGCTAACGGTGAAATTAGCGCTAATGTCAAGTTAAAATTATAGTAGAATCTTCGACGCTTGACGCTGTAAAATATCCAAGTATAGCCGACTGCAAAACCTAGATTTAATGCTGTACATCGCGAACATAAGGGTAGTTGCAAGCCAGTTATAAAAAGCGATCTAGAAGGATTTTGATGACAAAAGAAACTGTTAAGTAAAAACAGTAGATCGATTAAATCGTTAGACATACCAAGGCTGCCTAGGCTCTTCCCTTCTTCT contains these protein-coding regions:
- a CDS encoding VIT1/CCC1 transporter family protein gives rise to the protein MKDFLLKKEVVKLAREALVDELFASVIYSRLAGLYAGESIKSKLIKISKMEGEHVSFWQEFLKRRGFDISNVKVSKLKLALYTIIFRLIGLGLTLRILEMGENKAIELYSRMLESEELDDYEKNKLRKILEDELVHEQEFAEEESKFEEFLEHVRDTILGMNDGLVEVLSVTTGLAGVYGSPFHVALGGLIVGAAGALSMGIGALASVRAQRQVHEGVLQRISVASRYVGHVFKDRVVNYMIKKGYSKEISEAIAEESSKNHKLLSKVIAEEEYGIKEETLENPFRAGLYTGLAYVFGAFVPLVPYFIGIPISIAMLLSLIFAGAALAFTGFIIAISASLTVKKKVIEMILAGLGSAGVTFIIGRVLSMLFGVEVG
- the sfsA gene encoding DNA/RNA nuclease SfsA is translated as MSIMLDGIEDVVECSIIKRVNRFVVEVLVKNCHAMAHINNTGRLSGYIVRGRKAYCVRNNPGRKTGYKLFAVSEEDLAVLIDTRMQMKAFEIAVYKNMIPWLKGCKIIRRNAKLGSSRIDYLFDCMGSRIYVEVKSAVLRGGKHYAMYPDCPTMRGRKHINEIINYVLNGGLGAIVFIAAMPYVKAFKPYECGDPEVPTFIRRAYEAGGYGEGYKPILRSSSFCSFS
- a CDS encoding FprA family A-type flavoprotein, producing MRTFVKKITEDLYLLRIDDDQTKYFEALWSIPEGVTYNAYLLITSDKVVLFDSWKRTYENEFIKCLEKVVDLKDIDYIVIHHMEQDHSGAIPKVLEINGNKAEVWGHPLVKKMLESFYGISPKFKALADGEEISVSGKKLQFIHTPWLHWPETIMTFISDDQILLSGDAFGGFSTPPTIIDDEKVVSEYLEHVRKYVVTIVGHYSEHILKAVEKLRTSGLTFKIIAPAHGLVFKNNPGLIVDYYVKLAKGIPEKNKIVVVYSSMYGSVEKAILAAVEELEKNNFKPVIYKFTDTEQSNIGDVISNIVDAQAVIIGAATYEGDVFPYIKYLLDLLDKKVKLEKPVLVISSYGWGGVAGLKISKKLSESGFKVVDKIEFHGQPSESDLENVKRSVQSLIKID
- the mobB gene encoding molybdopterin-guanine dinucleotide biosynthesis protein B, encoding TFDLRISIKYIHTLPRYYIYQSFLHFNSMKTVAVIGYSGSGKTTLIEGIIKELRDRGYSVASIKHVHGGKIDLAGKDTWRHVSSGSQLTIALSDNETLEFKPVKTELWEALWKLSGFDFVVVEGFKEIFYGAKIVVANELDEADKLFDPLVIAFSGKIADSGLKEYKGIPVVKTENFKEIVNIIEKRAFTPPAGLNCGKCSFSNCKSLSIAILKNEATIDECLLMKQLETRLFVNGTEVKLNPFVSLVFKNVIMGLVNSLKGVEKPSEVEVKIKLI
- a CDS encoding PRC-barrel domain-containing protein, which produces MVVRVKKDLLGKAVIDSKGKSIGSIVDVEVDLKSMIIDSIVVSITATRKEAETGFKKLFSKVKKKSELVIPVSYVQAVSDYVILKIALEDLLVKGEK
- a CDS encoding DEAD/DEAH box helicase, encoding MPIDSREIMESLGYEYYSYEEEGEEPEFADYYFRDLIPEFGKAKGHAKILASKKLYKHQYEAYNALSEGKNIILRSGTGSGKTEAWFLYVVKKGKKAMVLYPTLALANDQINRIRNYAQATGISADAIDAKRRDEFYKVKGATSAKLRDYLGNLQILITNPAFLLMDLKRQAIGSRSVTLSKLIPKIDVLIIDELDFYSPREIALLLSIIEILRDLSPKNFQIVVLTATLGNPEELGKFLTRVNNRQTAVIYGKAFRVPNKTYIVLGKNLRQTWELVKKYRHVIESAENVGRDVKESLINFELFKENTYKVLEVLEAFDIEIPKIEFDPVEILEKYVDDEGVTLVFTRSISKAEELARKLRYKLAKEHCEKIATHHHLVSKIKREIVEQKAREGFVKIIFTPRTLAQGIDIGTIIRIVHIGLPDDVREYYQREGRKGRRKDIEFTESVILPLLRWDRELLTRGLRTFKKWLELPLERVIVNPDNKYSLLFKSLYKFVSPTLRKTLSREEYKFLESLGLVKEGELTRRGKSAWTKLNFYEFSPPYGIKRIKTKYGEEHYLEDISFCDLVEKFQPGCIDYTEDAIVVSHRLGGRSGRVVTAVIEDHLSERVIWGNDALAYAYEEYQKTKYRWGEEPNIFKDYVIGRLHSEVICVVHPPLRGFGVYTKIPNRVNWIIYGRKSRLVRANGRTITLKDVKVVEVPTSTYGKYNDYTYGLSIELEPDEDLTWLRIGLALTMIVLRLEYQIAFETIMYDLAKVGEKKLMILHEPESAGLLEKMDWLDIIRKVENYQPDDLTEVLLQVVDENAHLEFVSSGLRWDIAKQAAVRALEYLVSREKIALKFKDKEIYVPKPSKALRLASFDILGLPLDDEGRVVLITAGVFDGEELVVRSTFKEFYLLGREIREVEDRIRELLDKDFQILVYNFEEVVKVLRSNNLNSLAATLLGLEHMDRVVDVHKLSIEKLGIEKLALEELEWALRWERSVHLQDLRIEWEDVRRYVRDKPYSKWLRSSKFLQRKLGNYVAENLETIYKLFLVLKHLNEK
- a CDS encoding acetate--CoA ligase family protein produces the protein MVEIIEILEKAVEENRRFLTVYESKLVAQLAGLPVTRMGLARCESEAVDIARKIGFPVVLKIVSPDIVHKMDVGGVVLDLKNEEEVVKAYKSIIENVQEKVANARIEGVLVEEMLQPGVEVIVGGLRDRQFGPIVAFGLGGIFVEIFKDLSYGIAPVDEHEALDMIKNTKAYKILSGYRGKGPYDIKAITDLLVKTSRLIWAYRKYITEIDLNPVFVYEKGLKIADARIGVELIR
- a CDS encoding ferredoxin: MVKYKVTIDRDQCISCMSCVALCPDIFEMNEEDGKTQIVANYRVGDNPGEGVIPENLKGCAEEAANACPVTIISIEEVQE
- a CDS encoding DUF2085 domain-containing protein; translated protein: MSNDLIDLLFLLNSFFCHQNPSRSLFITGLQLPLCSRCTALNLGFAVGYTWIFYSVKRRRFYYNFNLTLALISPLAIDGLTQFLGFRESTNDIRILTGALAGAALANALGYVILRLKNIDYEETGLAECLFINFLDVSIVYLFLKAIVVLGDVIAYYILAITLTVLAYLNNVFIPASVVYLIIRHKLKHSTI
- a CDS encoding radical SAM protein; protein product: MWKLLAFDPRKWRKEKTCKLCGGKSVTISEVIGVCATCLRSNPTDSLKIALKAHYKSKKLYNLPGEPPRDEKGVVCRNCANECSIGEGNVGFCGLVENRKGRLRWRIKLPYQAVVDWYYDPIPTNCVAGDFCPATTGVGYPKYAKAPRGEHGYYNLAVFYGACNLDCIFCQNWTYRNNTLKLSPVKNYQELVNAADGRVTCICFFGGDPTPQLSHAFLVAKKALERAKQENRVMRICWETNGLMSKNLLKEIVKISLESGGIIKFDVKAWSEPIYKALTGVSNRKLFDNIAFIAEHIKDRPEVPLFMASTLLVPGYVDEYEIRMISRFIARLDPSIPYRLLAFHPDYMLVDLPPTSKKHAMNAVKIAKEEGLENVSIGNIWLLGDYY